The segment TGAAAAACTTACGTTTAGAGTTGGTCGACAAATCAATAAAAGAAAAGAGTTTGATGTAAGAAGAAATGCTGACCTTCCCATTATTGACCTTGACTTAACAACTTCAGATTATCAATTAGAATGGGATCATAAAAATTGGCTTCAATTAGATGGAATCATTGGAGCTCAGTTATTTACTCAGGATAACAACAACAACCCTGGTACAAATACTACAGCCTTTATTCCTAATTATAACACTACTAGAGTGAGTGGTTTTATCATTGAAAGTTTTCAACGAAATCAAAATACCTTTGAAATTGGTATTCGAGCTGATTATGAAAACAACAATGTAAGAGGTAGAGATATTTATCAAAATGTATTTAGAGATGAATACAGTTTTGTCAATGTCACTTCATCATTAGGATACATCCGTCAGATCAATGACAATACTACTTTCAGAACAAACTTGGGTACAGCATGGCGTACTCCAAATGTAGAAGAACTTTACAGCTTTGGTCAGCATGGATTTAAAATTACTTATGGTATGCTTCGATATGGTTTCGATGAAAATGGCAGCATAAATACCGATGAAGTAAAACCTTTAGCTGAAAGTAATGTAAAACCCGAAAAAGGATATAAGTGGATTAATGAACTAAAGCACCAAAGTGGTGATAATACTTATACGGTTACTGCTTATTCACATTACATCCAAAACTATGTATTTGAAAGACCTTTCGGAGTATTAGGGACTATCAGAGGTCCTATGCCAGGATTTATTTTTGATCAGGCAAATGCTGTTTTTATAGGAAGCGATTTCACATGGCAAAGACAGTGGTCTAATTCATTAACGGGCACATTTGGTATTAGCTACCTATGGTCACAAAATATTGAAGATAATGAACCTCTCATCAATCAGCCTCCAATTACAACACATTATGAACTGAATTGTAATTTGAAGCCATTTTGGATCGTTGAATCTTCTCATTTATCTCTTAGACCAAGTTTTACTTTCAAACAATTCCAAGCTCCAAGAACTGTTCCTCCAGAAGATATCATAGATGGAACAGTCGAAATAACTCCTACTTCAGAAATATTCGATTTTAAAGATGCACCAGAAGGATACTTCTTATTTGATATATCCTATGGATTTAAAATCAAGGATTTTACTGCCAACATCGCAGTTCATAATGTATTTAATACTCGTTACAGAAATTACCTCAACAGCATGAGGTACTTCGCAGACGAAATGGGAAGAAATTTCCTCTTCTCTATCAATTATAATTTCAACGCTAAATAAAAAACAAATGAAAACTTTAAGCATTTTCAAAAGAAGCAGTATTGCACTTTTTGCAATATCAACTTTCGCTTTTACAAGTTGTGATGACAGTGAAGATATTCCACCAGAAGAGCATGATCATGAGACCATCACAGATGTAAAATTAATTTTTACAAATACACAAGATGCTAATGATGTAGTAACTGCTTCTGCTCAAGATGAAGATGGTGAAGGTGTAAAACCTCTTGAAATCAAAGATGAGATTACATTAGATGCAAATAAGACTTATAAACTTACTTATGAGATCTTAAACACATTAGCACATGACCATGATGAACATGAAGAGGAGGAGGAAGAAGAAGAGCATCATGACGAAGAAGAACATGAAGAACATGGTGAAGATATCGGTGCTGAAATCTTAGAAGAAGATGATGAACACCAATTCTTCTATGCATTTACTGAAGGTGCTTTTTCAGACCCAACAGGAGACGGTAACATCGATAATGCTAGTGATCCAATCAACTATGATGATAAAGATGAAAACGATCTTCCTGTAGGTTTACAAACAACTTGGACTACTTCAGAGGCTTTAAACAGAGGTGAATTCAGAGTAAGATTAATGCACCAACCTAGTGGTCTTAAAACTGAAACATCTACTGCTGAAACTAGTGACCCAGATTTTGATTTAACTTTTGTATTAAATATCCAATAAGACATTACAATGCAAGACAGTTCAAAAATTGCATTAGAAGAGAAACTTATTCCCCAACTCCAATTTGAGAAGAGAGGTGGATTGTTACCCGTCATTGTACAGGAGTATGACTCCGGACAAATACTTATGTTGGGTTACGCCAATGAAGAGGCTTTTAACTATACTTTAAAAAGTAAAAAAGCCACTTTTTGGTCCACCTCTCGGAACGAATTATGGACCAAGGGAGAAACTTCTGGCAATTACCTTCAGATGAAAAACATTATGGTGGACTGTGATCAAGACGCTATTATCTATCAAGTAGAATTGATGGGTAGTGGCGTTTGTCATACATTCGATCAACAGGGCGAGAATAGAAAAGCATGCTTCTATAGAAGCTATGATATTGACGAAAAGAAATTGAAATTTATCGAAGGAATGGAGTAAATGAAAAAGAAAGAGAAATTAAAAATAGAAGCTGAGGGAGACAACCATATCATGACGAGTGTAGATACACCTATGCTACCCAATGCTTTTGAAAAAACAGACAAAGAAAAGATCGAAATCATTCAAGATTACTTTGCAGGTATTATGGAAACCTTAGGATTAGATTTATCAGATGATAGTCTTAAAGGAACCCCTTACCGATTTGCGAAAATGTATGTAAAAGAACTTTTCTCTGGCTTAGACCCTAAAAATAAACCTTCATTATCAGTATTCGACAACAAGTATCAGTACGATAAAATGCTGATTGAGAAAGATATTACCTTCTCTTCTGCATGTGAACACCATTTTTTACCAATTGTCGGAAAAGCACATATCGGCTATATTTCTTCAGGTAAAGTCATTGGTATATCAAAGATTAACAGAATAGTAGAATACTACGGCAAACGTCCTCAAGTACAAGAAAGAATGACTCTTCAGGTTTATAATGAACTGAAAGACGCTTTAAAGACGGAAGATATCATTGTTATTGTAGATGCTGAACACCTTTGTGTGTCTTCTCGAGGAGTAAAAGATAAAACCAGTTCAACTGTAACCTTAGAATATGGTGGAAAATTTAATGATATCGCTTTAAGAGATGAGTTCATTAAATTATTAGACTTAAAAATAAAATAAAAGAAGTTATTAGTGTTGATAAATGCATAATTCCATAATTTAAATGCGACACCATCGCAAAAACAAAATTTATTTATATATTTATCGCGAAAAATGGTCCGCTATGGATCATCTCAAAAACATCTAATTAATCTAAAATGGTAACTAAAGAACAAGTAGTAAGTGCCCAAAACGAATGGGGAGCAGGAGTAGTGAAAATCGGTTCACTAAAAGAGCAAAGAGCTGAATGTGAAGCTTTCGCCAATGAATTTCTTGATAAGCTTTACTCTTTTGAAGCTGGTCCTGTTTTGTTCAAACCTACAAAATGTGCTGTAGAGCAATTTAGACCAACAAAAGCTGAAGCTTTATCTTATTTTATTGCAGGTGAAGATCGTGCTTGTGCAGAAGACAAAGGTTTTGCAATTAACCCTTGGACAAAAGTAAGATTCGAGAATTCTGATATCATTCTTGAAGAAAATAGAGCTATTGCTATGGGTAACTACTTCTTTACTGATTTAGAGGGTAACGAAGCAAAAGTGGAATATACTTTTGGTTATAAAGTGAAAGATGGTGCCTTGAAAATTGATCTACACCATTCATCATTCCCATACAACCCAGTGGTTGCTTAATTAAAATGCAAAAACATCTATATTTTGTCTGTCCGACAGATCATCTAGAAACAATTATTGAAGCTACTTTTAAAGAAGAGAATTATTATTATTCATCTTTGGGTAATTCTGTCTCTTTTGAAAAAGATATTATCAGTGAAATCAATGACGTTATTGAAACCAATAATATCAAAGAAGTCACATTTATCCTGTCCAATACAAATAAGTTGATTTTGGATGCAATTCAGCATGAAAATCAGCCTTTAGTGAATGGGATGAAAAGGTTCTATTATGATGTAATCAGACAAAAAAGGCGAAATAAAGTGTTTTTAAAGAATACACATATTCCAATTATCTCTTACTTACTGGACAAAAAGGTAACTGAGTTGAAACCGAAGATAAACAAATGGCTTATTGAAGGAATTACAATCAACGCAAAAGTTTACCATAGAGAAAAAGGGATATTTAATGAGGTCAATCAAGACCTGTTTAACATCAAATATTTTTCTATCAACTGATAGTCTTTTTTGATGAAAAACATATAACCCCTATCAGAATATTGTATGATTTTGATAGGGGTTTATTGTGTTCAAAAACCTATTTTTTATTGTATTCATTATCTATCTTTGACCTGTAAAAAATTCACAAACAACTCTCTCCAATGAAGATTATGGAAAACATTGAAAAACAACTTCAACAAAAAATTGACTTAAAAACTAAACCACTTGGAGCTTTGGGAATGCTCGAAAAACTAGCTTTTCAAATCGGAAAAATTCAAAATACATTAACCCCTAAATTATCAAAACCATCATTAGTGGTCTTTGCTGGAGATCATGGTATTGCAAAGAGTGGAGTAAGTGCCTACCCACAAGAAGTAACTTTTCAGATGGTACTAAACTTCTTAAATGGAGGTGCAGCAGTAAATGTTTTTAGCCAACAAAACCACTTCGATCTAAAAATCGTAGACGCTGGAGTCAACTTCGATTTTGAAGTAAACGATCAGCTTAAAAATGCTAAAGTTGGCAAGGGAACAAAAAATTTCCTTGAAGAAAAAGCCATGAGTAAAGAAGAGTTTGAAGCTTGTTTACAAAATGGAAAAGCTGTAGTAGAAGAAATGGCTCTGAAGGGTTCAAATGTCATTGGCTTTGGAGAGATGGGCATTGGAAACACGTCGTCATCCGCCATGATAATGAGTAGTCTACTAGACCTACCAATAGAAAAATGTGTTGGAAGAGGAACAGGTGTAGACGATGAACAATTAAAAAATAAGATTGATATCCTACAGAAAGCAAAAGACTTTCATGGTCCAATAAACTCTGCAGAGGAAGTAATGGCTACTTTTGGTGGTTTTGAAATGGCACAAATGTGTGGTGCTATGCTTGAAGCATATGAACAAAATATGATCATCTTGGTAGATGGCTTTATTGCCTCAAATACATTTTTAGTAGCCTATAAAATGAACCCTGCCATTATTCATAATGCTATTTTCTGTCATTTATCTAATGAGAGTGGTCACAAAGTGCTTCTTGATGAATTGAATGTCTCTCCTATTCTGAATTTAGGAATGAGACTAGGCGAAGGAACAGGATGTACAGTTGCTTATCCAATTATTGAAAGTGCCGTTAATTTCTTAAATGAAATGGCTAGCTTTGAAAGCGCTGGAGTAAGCGATAAAGAAAATTAATACTACGTTTATGAAAGAAGAAATCCGAATATTCTTCACATCACTAATGTTTTATACAAGGATACCGAGTCCTATTAAATTTGATTATGATCCCGATTATATCAATAAAGCCACTCGGTACTTTCCTTTAATAGGGTGGATCGTTGGTCTCATCTCTTTTGGTGTTTATTGGTTAAGCTCTATTCTCTTTGATACTTCTATCGCTGTCGTCTTTTCATTAATTGCAGGTGTTTTGACTACAGGTGCTTTTCATGAAGATGGACTGGCAGATGTAATGGATGGTTTTGGAGGAGGATGGATAAAAACCAAAATCCTAGAGATTATGAAAGACAGTCGAGTGGGTGCTTATGGAGCCATTGCTTTAGTGCTATTATTTTTGATAAAATACACTTCCCTTCTGTCATTATTTACAACATTAGAAAACCAACCTCCATACGTTATCGCCTTGTATTTTGTAAGCTATCATGCGTTAGGAAGGCTAACAGCTATTAATATCGTTTTTACTTCGGTTTACTCAAGAGAAGATGCTACCAGCAAAGTAAAACCTATTGCTAAACAGCATGGCTGGAAAGAAATCATTGGTGCATATTTCTTTGGTATCACTCCCTTATTTCTTCTTGGTCAATGGCATTTCTTTATTGTACTACTCCCATTATTTGTGACCTACCTTTATTCAAAAAAGTACTTCGAAAAATGGATTGATGGATATTCTGGAGATTGTCTTGGAGCGGTAGAGCAAATTGCAGAATGTGTGTCTCTATTAACTTTTATCTCAATATGGAAATTCATGTAATTCGACATACTCCTGTTGCTGTTCAGAAAGGTATTTGTTATGGACAACTAGATGTTGATGTAGCCGATACTTTTGTTGATGATGTCGGTAAAATTAGCATTCAACTTGATACAGATTACGACGCTATTTTTTGTAGTCCATTAAGTAGATGCCTAAAGTTATCAAAGGCACTTCATCTAGAAGGTGTAAGACTGGATAAGCGGTTAATGGAATTTGATTATGGAGATTGGGAAGGTAAAAAGTGGGAAGATATTCCACAGGAAAAACTTCAGCCTTGGATGGACGATTTTGTAAATCAAAAAATACCAAACGGAGAATCTTTAAGAGATATATTTCATAGAGTCGAAGAGTTTATCACTACCTTAAGAACTGCAGATTACAAGAAAGTTTTACTGGTGACTCATGGTGGTGTGATTCGATGTCTATGGGCTTCAATATTAGAAATACCTTTACAAAACCTATTTAAGGTTCCTGTCGGCTTTCATGAAAAATTTGTTTTCAATCTTGGTACAACCAAAGAACTGGATGGGATTATAAGAAAAGGATAAATAAAACCACAAGCGTTCACTGATAAGATCAAGAACTCTTGTGGTTTACTATTTTTAGTATCTGACTACAAAGTATTTTCTTCGATATAAGCGTTATATCTTTTTTTGAATTCAGCTTTTATTTCTCTCAAAGGATAGCCTTCAAAAGAGTAGATATAATTCATACCAATACCATCTAATTCAGAAATAAATTGATAACTGTATAATGTCTGTTTTTCAGCAGGTAACTCTTCAAAGAAATATTTAGTCTGCTCCAATAAAACAGAAAACCGCTCTTGAATTAGATCTGCTAAAACTAACCTTGTAGAAGGTTGAAACATAATATTTAGATACAACCTGAAGGATAACTTATCATGAACCATTGAATCAAAAGCCTGATCAATAAGAATATTTAATCTCTCGATTGGACGTAAAGTTCGATCTAATGATTTGTTCATCTCAACCACCTGATTCGTTGTTTTTTCAAAAATTGCTCTTAACAATCCATTTTTATTTTTGAAATGATGGAAAAGTAATCCATGAGATACCTTCGCTTTTTCACAAATTTCCGCTACAGGAGTTTTATCAAACCCCTTTTCTGAAAATAAGCTTTTGGCTACATCTATGATCTGTTCTTTTTTATCCATAGTTTAATCATTTTGATTGATTAATCGGTCAGTAGATAAGTTAAAACTCAATAACTAGAAAACCATATTTTATTTCCGAAAATGTTATTCGTCAAATTGTTCTGATGGATGACTCCATTGTTTCGGCTCTGAATAAGGACCTGAAATTGATGTTGATGATTCGATACCATCTAAACAACCTGGTGTTAATTCTCTTGCAAACCAGTTTTCTAATGGCATTTCTGATGCTACAGGAATATCAATTTTATGTGGAGTACTATATCTTCTTCCGTAATGATGCTTTTCACCTGCAACGAAAACTACGTCTGGCTTTAGCTCTGATTCAGCGATTTCCATAAGTTTTGTTGCAAATCCCTTACCTTGATGTCCCGGTAATACTGCTAATGGTGCTAACACATAACATTTTAAGTGTGGAGCTTGGTCAATTTTCATTGGAGTATAACAAGCATGACCAACGTCTTCGATGATAATTGAATAACTACCATCGTTAATCATATCTACTGCCAAATTGCCATAAAGTTTCGCATGTCTTTCATCGTAAATTCCACCCGCCTCTTTAAATGCTGTAAATTCGATATCGTATGCTAATTTTTTATGCTCTTCTGTTTGTGAATCTGTACGATAATTTAAAATTGTTTCTTTCATGGTAATAAAATTAAGTTTAAAACTGACTGACTATTCGGTCAGTTATTTTAAATTACGAGTTTAATTAAAATTAGGTTGATATAAAATAGAATCAATTGAGCTTTGTTAACTTAACGAATGAGACTTATAACACAGTTAATCAATGAACTACAATATCATTTAAGGCCCTTTTATTACCTCTAAGCTAACTTAAATAGATGGTTACCCACTGAGCAATCATTTTTCCTACATAATTAGAATATTTACTTTCTGTCAATAAATGATCTGCCCCATTCAGAGAAATAAAGCTTTTGGGATGATGTGCATATCCATAAATTTCTGCTGCATTCTTTATTTCGACGGTTGTGTCTTGTGGAGAGTGAAGAATAATGATAGGCTTTCTTAATGTATCCATTACCTCTTCCATGTTGGTATTTGTAATATCCTCTACAAATTGCTTTGAGATTGTAAAACCTCTCCCTCCTAACTGAACTAATGCTTTCCCTTTTTCTTTAATCTCATCAATACTGTGTTGAAAAAGGTGTTGAACATGATGAGGTGCCGATGGTGCTCCTACTGTGGCAATCGCGTCTATCGATTCAATTTTCTTTCCTGCGTAAATGGCTGCCGCTCCACCTAAAGAGTGTCCGATCATTAACTTGGGTGCTTCATATTCTTCACTTAGATACTCAGCAACATCTACCAAGTCTTGAATATTGGAAGAAAAGTCTGTTTCGCTAAACTCTCCACCACTTTGCCCAAGACCTGTGAAGTCAAAACGCAATACGGCAATTCCCATAGAGTTTAAAGCTTCGGCAATATTCACTACAGCATTTAAGTTTTTACTACAGGTAAAGCAATGAGCGAAAATTGCATAAGCTATTACTTCATTTTGTTCTGGTAGTTCTAATTTAGAAGAGAGCGTAATGCCCTTACTGTTTTTGATTTTAAGATTGATAGATTTCACTTGAGATAGTTTTTGGTTTGGTTCAATTAATATACACATAAACCATGGAGATCTTGATGCCTTCATGACCCTTTATTGTTTCGGGACTATAAATTAATTTGATTCAAATTAGAATCAGATTATTACTTTAATACGTCTTCTTTTAATTACTTTGAAAGTATGAATACTCTTAATGCTGAAAAATCACAACTTCGACAATTGGTAAAAATTGCCATCATGACTTCTCCTCTGATTGCTATTTATACCATAATGCCTATGATGCTGTTCATTTCTTCTTTACCTCAAACGGAGATTGTAGAAATGTATATTAGTCGCTTTAGTTACACCGTGATTTTTAAAGCACTGTTTTGGGTAAGTGTAGTTATTTTTATTCACTGGATGCTGAATATTTGGTTGTTTCATTTAATGGATCATCAATTAAAAAGAAGAATTCATCAGTACTGGAAGTATTTTATATCTTACTCCTTTATGTTTCTTGTAGTGATGATCATTCAAAAAAAGCGAGCTGAAATTAACCCCATTGATTTTGGGGCATTCAAGTACTACCCATTTATTGGGGCAACAGCC is part of the Flammeovirga agarivorans genome and harbors:
- a CDS encoding alpha/beta hydrolase family protein, translating into MKASRSPWFMCILIEPNQKLSQVKSINLKIKNSKGITLSSKLELPEQNEVIAYAIFAHCFTCSKNLNAVVNIAEALNSMGIAVLRFDFTGLGQSGGEFSETDFSSNIQDLVDVAEYLSEEYEAPKLMIGHSLGGAAAIYAGKKIESIDAIATVGAPSAPHHVQHLFQHSIDEIKEKGKALVQLGGRGFTISKQFVEDITNTNMEEVMDTLRKPIIILHSPQDTTVEIKNAAEIYGYAHHPKSFISLNGADHLLTESKYSNYVGKMIAQWVTIYLS
- the folE gene encoding GTP cyclohydrolase I FolE gives rise to the protein MKKKEKLKIEAEGDNHIMTSVDTPMLPNAFEKTDKEKIEIIQDYFAGIMETLGLDLSDDSLKGTPYRFAKMYVKELFSGLDPKNKPSLSVFDNKYQYDKMLIEKDITFSSACEHHFLPIVGKAHIGYISSGKVIGISKINRIVEYYGKRPQVQERMTLQVYNELKDALKTEDIIVIVDAEHLCVSSRGVKDKTSSTVTLEYGGKFNDIALRDEFIKLLDLKIK
- a CDS encoding GNAT family N-acetyltransferase encodes the protein MKETILNYRTDSQTEEHKKLAYDIEFTAFKEAGGIYDERHAKLYGNLAVDMINDGSYSIIIEDVGHACYTPMKIDQAPHLKCYVLAPLAVLPGHQGKGFATKLMEIAESELKPDVVFVAGEKHHYGRRYSTPHKIDIPVASEMPLENWFARELTPGCLDGIESSTSISGPYSEPKQWSHPSEQFDE
- the hisI gene encoding phosphoribosyl-AMP cyclohydrolase, whose product is MQDSSKIALEEKLIPQLQFEKRGGLLPVIVQEYDSGQILMLGYANEEAFNYTLKSKKATFWSTSRNELWTKGETSGNYLQMKNIMVDCDQDAIIYQVELMGSGVCHTFDQQGENRKACFYRSYDIDEKKLKFIEGME
- the cobT gene encoding nicotinate-nucleotide--dimethylbenzimidazole phosphoribosyltransferase; this encodes MENIEKQLQQKIDLKTKPLGALGMLEKLAFQIGKIQNTLTPKLSKPSLVVFAGDHGIAKSGVSAYPQEVTFQMVLNFLNGGAAVNVFSQQNHFDLKIVDAGVNFDFEVNDQLKNAKVGKGTKNFLEEKAMSKEEFEACLQNGKAVVEEMALKGSNVIGFGEMGIGNTSSSAMIMSSLLDLPIEKCVGRGTGVDDEQLKNKIDILQKAKDFHGPINSAEEVMATFGGFEMAQMCGAMLEAYEQNMIILVDGFIASNTFLVAYKMNPAIIHNAIFCHLSNESGHKVLLDELNVSPILNLGMRLGEGTGCTVAYPIIESAVNFLNEMASFESAGVSDKEN
- a CDS encoding histidine phosphatase family protein, which codes for MEIHVIRHTPVAVQKGICYGQLDVDVADTFVDDVGKISIQLDTDYDAIFCSPLSRCLKLSKALHLEGVRLDKRLMEFDYGDWEGKKWEDIPQEKLQPWMDDFVNQKIPNGESLRDIFHRVEEFITTLRTADYKKVLLVTHGGVIRCLWASILEIPLQNLFKVPVGFHEKFVFNLGTTKELDGIIRKG
- a CDS encoding TetR/AcrR family transcriptional regulator; this encodes MDKKEQIIDVAKSLFSEKGFDKTPVAEICEKAKVSHGLLFHHFKNKNGLLRAIFEKTTNQVVEMNKSLDRTLRPIERLNILIDQAFDSMVHDKLSFRLYLNIMFQPSTRLVLADLIQERFSVLLEQTKYFFEELPAEKQTLYSYQFISELDGIGMNYIYSFEGYPLREIKAEFKKRYNAYIEENTL
- a CDS encoding TonB-dependent receptor; protein product: MKKLLLLFLFQLSSLLVFSQASGNCDYKLQGTILDIETKEALPFVVVSVKGTKHYTLTDNEGKFQLTGLCEITNCLEITCNGYCNTTCDATCSVHKEHKNNSVIYLKPDVVALNEVTVTDIEEKTGTVSIAQDLVDRQSLALNPTQTLASAITNIDGVTFTSTGNNVQLPVIHGLYGNRVLVLNNGLKHGFQNWGSDHAPEIDITSANSVTVIKGASGVRYGPEALGGAIVVDANPLNFNRPLHIGAGTGYQTNGKGYNFNTEISEGFDNLSYHVGGSYTRIGDRHAPDYSLTNTGKEEKSFNAGLKYKFGNFDVKGYYSFIDQNLALLRASVAETGDSFIKAINSDVPLIVRPFSYDINEPNQLTQHHLLKGEVNWWISDDEKLTFRVGRQINKRKEFDVRRNADLPIIDLDLTTSDYQLEWDHKNWLQLDGIIGAQLFTQDNNNNPGTNTTAFIPNYNTTRVSGFIIESFQRNQNTFEIGIRADYENNNVRGRDIYQNVFRDEYSFVNVTSSLGYIRQINDNTTFRTNLGTAWRTPNVEELYSFGQHGFKITYGMLRYGFDENGSINTDEVKPLAESNVKPEKGYKWINELKHQSGDNTYTVTAYSHYIQNYVFERPFGVLGTIRGPMPGFIFDQANAVFIGSDFTWQRQWSNSLTGTFGISYLWSQNIEDNEPLINQPPITTHYELNCNLKPFWIVESSHLSLRPSFTFKQFQAPRTVPPEDIIDGTVEITPTSEIFDFKDAPEGYFLFDISYGFKIKDFTANIAVHNVFNTRYRNYLNSMRYFADEMGRNFLFSINYNFNAK
- the cobS gene encoding adenosylcobinamide-GDP ribazoletransferase, with the protein product MKEEIRIFFTSLMFYTRIPSPIKFDYDPDYINKATRYFPLIGWIVGLISFGVYWLSSILFDTSIAVVFSLIAGVLTTGAFHEDGLADVMDGFGGGWIKTKILEIMKDSRVGAYGAIALVLLFLIKYTSLLSLFTTLENQPPYVIALYFVSYHALGRLTAINIVFTSVYSREDATSKVKPIAKQHGWKEIIGAYFFGITPLFLLGQWHFFIVLLPLFVTYLYSKKYFEKWIDGYSGDCLGAVEQIAECVSLLTFISIWKFM